The Acidobacteriota bacterium nucleotide sequence ACACTCTGGGCGTCCGCTGATGTCAGAAGCCCGGCCGTCGTCCTCTTCCGTCAATGCTGACGTCGGGCACGCCCCGCAGGCGTCGAAACCGCTCGCCTCAGGCGTCGGCCTCCTGAGCGGAGGCGGCCTCGATGCGGCGGATGACGAGGCAGGCGAGGCCGACGAAGAGCACCCCGTAGAAGATCAGGAAGAGCAGGGCGGCGGTCTGGCTCTCGGTGGAGGAGAGCATCTGCTGGATGATCCCCGTGGGCCCGCCCCCGTGGGGCAGGAGGGTGTGGAGGTGGAAGAGCACCGTCAGCCGCTTGAGGAAGCCGGGGATGTAGGCCACCGCGTTCTCCCAGCCGAAGCCGATGAGCAGTCCCGCGAAGAGGGGGCGCTTGAGAGAAAGGCCCAGGAAGGCGAACAGGGCCCCGTAGACGAGGGCCCCCAGGCCCACCACGCCCAGATCCAGAAGGAGCGTCCCGGCCTCTCTTCCCAGGGCGCCGGCGCCGGCTTCCGAAACCCCCAGCACGTACGTCCCCAGGACGGAGGCCCAACAGCCCGCCACGATGACGGTGGACATGGCCGCGTAGCGCACGAGGAAGAGGCGGGCCCTGGGCACGGGCCGTCCGAAGAGGTAGGGCAGGGTCCCGCCCTCGCGCTCGTCGGCGATGAGGCCCACGCCGAAGAAGAGGGTGGAGAGGGGGAGCAGGAAGCCGCAGACGTAGAGGAAGACCACCATCCCGTAGAGGGTGATGCCCCCCAGGGGCACGGGGATCCCCTTGGCCACGAGGAGGCGCAGGAGGAGGGTCACACCCCAGGGAAAGACGGCCATGAGGCCGAAGAGGAGGCCCTTCACGGAGAGGGCCATCCGGCGGGCGGTGAAGGCGAAGAGGGCGCGCGTCGCACTGTCCATGTCAGGCCACCAGGTAGGAGAAGACCGCCGCCAGGTTGTCGTCGAGGGGGTTGAGGATTTCCAGCCCCACCTCCCGTTCCGCCAGGAGGGCGCCCAGGCGCGCCCGGAAGTCCGAGGCGTCGGAGACCTCCACCGTGAGGTTGCGCCCGTCGCCCGCGAAGGTGACCGAGGCCACCGTGGGCCAGGCGATGAGCACCGAGGCGAGGGCTCGGGCGTCGGCGCACCTCAGGAAGACCTTCAGGGGACGGCTCGCGATGGCCTCCCGCACTTGGGGGACCTCGCCCGAAGCCAGGACGCGCCCGTAGTGGAGCAGGAGGATGCGGCTCGTCATGGCCTCCACCTCGTGGAGGAGGTGGGACGAGACCAGGACGCAGCGCCCCTCCTCCCCCCACCGCTTGATGGCGGCGATGGCATGGGCGCGGCTCGGCGGGTCCATGCCGTTGAGGGGCTCGTCGAGCAGGAGGATCTGCGGATCGTGGACCAGCGCCTGGGCCATCTTCACCTTCTGGCGCATGCCCTTGCTCATGGCCCGGATCTTCTTCCCGCCCTCGTCCCCGAGGGCCACCTCCTGGAGGGCCCTCCCGGCGCGCTCCGTCGCCGCGGCAGGGCTCAGGCCCGACAGGCGCCCCAGGAAGGCGACGAATTCCAGGCCCGTCATGTCCTCCCAGAAGCGGTCCGCCCCCGGGCAGTAGCCGATGCGCGTCAGGGCGCCGGGGTTCGCGAAGATGGGCTCGCCGCCGAGGGTGACCGACCCCGCGGTGGGCTGGAGGAGGCCCGCCATGAGGTTGAGGAGGGTGCTCTTTCCGGCGCCGTTCACGCCCAGGAGCCCCGTGACGCCGGGCTCCAGGTCCAGGGAAACCCGGTTGATCCCCACCACGAGGCCGTACCAGCGCGAGGCGTTCTGCACGCGGATCATTTGAGCACCGCCCGGCCCCGGAAGCGGGCCGCGAGGACCAGGACGCTCGAGGCGGCCAGGAGGGCGAAGAAGCAGAGCGTGGCGGCGGGGGGAAGGATGAGGCCGGGCTCGCCGGGATGGACTTCCGCCCCCAGGCACAGCTCGGCGAGAGCCTTGAGCTGGGTGAAGATCGACGGGAACCAGACCAGGGGGCTCCGCGTGATGGCGTAGAGGATCCCGCAGGCCGCCGGGCCCAAAAAGACGATGCCGAAGAAGGTCAGTCCCACGAGCCTCGGGCTGCGGCCCATGGAGGAGAGGGCGAGGAGGAAGAGGACGAGGGTGAAGGGGCCCAGGAGGGTGAAGAGGGCCGATCCCCACAGGACGCGGGCGTGCTCCCACAGCCACGCGGGCTCCCCCGTGAGGCCCACCTGGAAGATGACCAGGACCAGGACGGGAAGGAGCGAGAAGACCAGGAGGAAGAAGCCCAGGGCGGCGCCCTTGGCCCAGAGGTACTGGAGGGGGCCGAGGGCCCGGCCGAGGAAGACGGCCAGGGTCCCGTCGCGCCGGTCCCTCGCCACCAGGCCCGAGCCCACCCAGATGGAGACGATGGTGAGGAGGAAGAGGTTGTAGAAGTTGCCGAGGAGGACGGCCACGAGGGACTCGTCCACCTTGGGCAGCTCCGCGATGAAGGCCTTAACGTTCTCCGAGTCCCCGAGCTGGGTGTGGAAGAAGGTCAGCAGGATCCCCCAGGCCCAGGGCAGGAGGGCGAGGATCAGGAGGAAGAGGAAGCGCCGCTTGCGGAGGTACGGCTGGACCTCCTCCCGGAACACGGGCCACCATCGCTTGGAGAGGGGCCGGCGGGGGCCGTCGTAGGGCGCGTAGCCCTGCTCAAACACGGGCATCGCCGCCTCCGTTCTGTTCGAGCGCCTTCAAGAAGAGCGTTTCGAGGGACGTGGACTCCCTCACGAGCCGGGTGACGGTGCCTCCCGCCTCCAGGGCCAGGCCGAAGATGACCTTCAGGCTCTCCCCCGAGGGGAGGACCACCCGGTACAGGCCCCGGTGGCCGTCGGAGACGGCCACGCCGGCCTTCCGGCAGGCCGCCTCGAAGGCCTCTTTTTCGCCCTCCCACTGGACCAGGAAGTGCTGGGCCTCGCTCCGGGTCCAGTCCTCCACGGTCGCGTAGGTGAGCATCTCGCCCCGGTTGAGGATGACCACGCGGGAGCAGACGGCCTCCACGTCCTTCAGGATGTGGGTCGAAAGGAGCAAGGTCTTCCCCTGGCGCACGAGATCCCCGCAGAGGTCCAGCATCTCCTCGCGCCCTACGGGATCCATGCCCGCCGTGGGCTCGTCGAGGAGGACCAGGGCCGGGTCGTGGACCAGGGACGCCGCCAGCTTCAGGCGTTGCTGCATGCCCGTGGAGTAGGTTTCCACGTTCCGATAACGGCTCTCCCCTAGACCCACGTACTGGAGCACTTCGTGGGCCCGCTCCACGGCCGCGCTCCGGGGAAGCCCGGAGATCTCGCCGAGAAAGGCCACCCACGCGACGCCGCTCATCCCCGGGCGAGTGCCCTCTCGCTCGGGAACGTAGCCGACCCGGTCGCGGAGGGCGGGGCCGAGCTTGCGGGCGTCCTCTCCCATCAGCCAGATGCGGCCTTGGGCAAGGGGCAGAAGCCCGAGGACCGCCTTGATCAGCGTGGACTTTCCGGCCCCGTTGGGGCCGAGGAGCCCCACGGCGCCCCCCTCCACCTCGAAGGAGACTCCCCGCAGGGCCTCCAGCTTTCCGTACCTGGCTTTCGCCCCCTCGACCCTCAGAATCGCGCCCATGCCCTCCCCTTACGCAGGCGGCCGGGTGAAGGTTTCCGCGGTTTTCCCCTTGGCGCGGCCGCGCCGCTTCCGCACGGCCTTCTCGAAGGCCGCGAACCTCGCGGGGAACTCGGCCCGGCGCTCGCGGGCCGAGGCGGCGAACTGCTGGAGGAGCGCTCCCACGGCCAGGAAATCGGCGGATGGCGCCCCCCGAGCCGCCGGAGCCTCGGCGGCCTCCACCAGGCGTCGCGCGCCGACTACCGCGTCCTGGTGGGCCCCCAGCGTGTCCTGGAGGGCGACGACGGCTCGGAGGTAGGGCCCCATGGCCCCTCCGAGGACGGTTTCGAAGAACTCCCCCGTATACCGCAAACGCTTGAAGAGGATGCGCAGGCGGTGGAGGGCCTCGGAGGGCGAGGCGGCCTCCACGGCCCGTCCCATTCTCCGCGCCTGCTTCTCGGCCCGGAGAAGAAGGACGGGCGCCGCCCGGCCCGCCGTCGGCGGCGGGGCTCCCGGACGCCCCTTCGGCGCGGGCGAGGCGGCCAGGCGCCCGAGGCGGTCCAGGAGGGCGGCGAAGCGCCGGCCCGAGAGGCCGGAGACCATGGCCTCCAGGGCCTCGGAGCGATCCCGGAGGAGGCGGTCCACCAGCCCGTGGGGCAGACTCATCCCCTCCGGGAGCCTGCGCTCCATGGCTCGCAGCTCCTCCAGAAACACGTCGAGGTCCCGCACCTGTCCGAGCAGGCGCCCGGCCCATGCCAATTCGAGGCGCAGAGATTCGGCCCGGCGCGGCCCCAGATACGGCGCCAGGAGGCGCAGGGCGGTCCGAAGACGGCGGGTGGCCACGCGGGCGTCGTGGACGAACTCGGGATGGAGGTCGCGCAGGGCCCAGGGCACCTGGAGGCCCAGGCGATGGGTCTGGAGGGCCACAATCTTGCGGGCGGCCAGCCCCAGAGCGTCCTCCGATCGGACGGGCGAGGCCGGAGGGGGAAGGGCGCCGGGCTCGGGCCGGCCCGCCAGGCGGAGGGCGGTGGTCAGGAGGTCACCGGGAGCCTCGGCCAGCCCCACCCGGTCCCGAAGCAAGACCTGGAGGTGGAGGCCCGCGGCGGGATCGCTTCCGGGAAGGAGCCGGAGGGAAAGGTGGCCCCTGGCCCCCCTCCGGTCGGGCCCGGGCGCTGGGAAGCGGTCCATCACGAGCCTCGCCGCCGCCCCCTCAGGCGTGCGAATCTCCACCTCCCGGCGCCGGACCCTCACCCTCAGGACCGGGACGAGGGGTTTCTTGGCGGCCCGAAGGAGGATCTCGGCTTCCCGGGTCAGGGCGCGCGCATCGAACACGGGCGCATGGGGGTCTCCGTTGAAGGGGAGGCCGCCGCCGGGCTCGGACCCCGAGGGGTCCTGGGTCCGGACTTCCAGCCGCCCTCCCTCCCCGCAAAGGACCAGCCTCCATCCATCGCGGGCCAGACGCCCTTCCACCGTATCCAGGTAGAGGAGGTCCAGGCGGGTCTCCGCGGCCGGGCCGGGGAGGTATCCGGCGGACTTCAGCTCTCTCAGCGCGCGCTCCCAGAAGGCGTCTCCCCGCAGGAGGAAGGCGGGGCATGCCGGCGGGTCCGCTCCGCCGGCCCTCGCGTCGGGGCCTGGAAGGGGATCAGCCATCGGAGTGCTTCCGGCCCGAGAGGAACTCCTCCGGGCGGGCCGCCGCGGCGCGGCGCTCGGCGAGGTCGCGGGCCACCGACTCCGCGGGATAAGCGAAGCGGACGATGCGCGCCCTGGCCGCCCGCCCCCCGAGAAAGTCCACCAGGGCGTACGCCCCCCTCGGATCGCCGTCCACCGGCTTGCCGACGGAGCCGCAGTTCACCACTCGGGTTCCCCCCAGGAGCCGGGTGAAGGGGACGTGGGAGTGGCCGCACACGAGGACCGCGGGGCGCAGGGGGCCGAGTTTGGCTTCCAGGGCCCTGCGGGTCAGGCTCGGGTAGACGTAGTCCGTATCCGAAAGGGGGCTCCCGTGGACTACGAGGACCGAGCATCCGCCGAAGTCGAGATCCAGGCGCTCGGGCAGGGCCTCCAGAAACCGGCGCTCCTCCTCGCCCAGGGCCAGAGCCGTCCAGGCCAGGGCCGCCGAGGCCTTCTTGTCGAGCTTTTTCCTCAGGCGTTTGGGGGAGGAGGGCAGGTCCAGGAGCTTTCTCTCGACGTTCCCCTGAACGCACCGGACGCGGCGCTCCATGAGGAGCCGGACGACCTCCACGGGGTGGGGACCGAAGCCCACGAGATCCCCCGCGCACACCACGTCTTCGGCCCCGTGCCGGCGCGCTCCCTCGAGGGCCTTCCAGAGGGCCGGGAAGTTGGCGTGGACGTCCGAGAGAAAGGCGACCCTCATGGCAGGAGGCGCGCCGCCAGCACCTTCAGGACCGCCTCGATGCGCCCGAGATCCTTGACGCGCCCCTTCCTGGGTTTGACCTTGAGGTCCGCCACGACGTCCCGCAGAGCCCGGATCCGCTCCGCCGACGGAAGGGCTGGGGCGTCACCGGGAACCGCCTTCTCGTCGAGGGCGGCAAGGACGGCGGCGGCTTCCGCCTCGAGCCGGGAAAAGACCGCCTCGGAGACTTCCTGGAGGAGGAGCCGAAGCTGGGCCACGTCACCGGCCAAATCGGCGGCCGCCGAGGGACGGCCCGCTCCGGACGCTTCCCCGCCTCGTGGACCTTGGCGCCTTTTCACCCGGGCGGCCGACGACCTCCGGGTGGTCTTCGTCTTCGGAGTCTCCATGAGTCCTCCTTCCTGCCCGGCCCGTGGGCCCGGGTCCCTTCTCCCACGAGCGACGCGGGCTCGGTCAGGAGGGGTTCTCCAGAACCCCCCGTGTGAGGGACACGAGTTCCCGGTGCAGGGCCGGGATGCTCCGGTTCCCGTTCACCGTGCGGAACCCGTACCGTTTCCCGAGGGCGATGAACTCCCTCCTGATTTTCCGCTGGTACAGCAGAAAGCTCTCGAACCAGTCCCGGCTGAGGCCGCAGTCCATTCCCGACTCCCAGTAGTCCAGCTGGGTCCTCGCCTGGAAGGTCCGCTCCACCAGCGTGTTCATGGACACGGACAGGTAGAAGACGGCGTCGGGGACGAGGGCCATACCGTAGAGGGAGGCGAGCCATTCCGGGTCCGCGCCACGCACCACGTCGCGCACCATGAGGGTGTAGATGTACCGGTCGGCCAGCACCACGAACCCCGCCCTCAAGGCCGGGATGATGACGTTCTCCAACTGGTCGTAGAAGTCCGTGGCGTAGAAGAGGCTCATGGTCCGGGGGCTGAGGACGTTCCCCTGCTTGGCCAGCTCCAGCTCGGCCCCCACGAGCGTGGACCGCTTGAGGCCCACCTGGACCACGGCGTAGCCCTGCTCCTCCAGCCACTCGGATAGGAGGTTCACGTGGGTGGACCGCCCCGAGGAGTCGGCGCCCTCGATCACCAGAAGCCATCCCGAGAGCTTCCGGGGGTCCACTCCGGCGGGCGGGTGGTGATAGAAGGTCTTTCCGCGGCTCATTGGGCGTACCTCTTGTGGAAGAAGGCCAGGTCCACCCGTTCCTGGAGGATCTTCCGGATGGCCCGCTGCTGGGCGTGAACGGGCTGGGTGGCGTCCACCTCGGTGAAGTTGAACTCGTCCACCATGGCGATGTACTGGTCGAGAACCCTCCCCTGGAAGATCTTGAAGCTTTCGGTGGGGTCGGGGCTCAGGCCCAGGTCCATGCCCGCCTCGAAGTACTTGAGCTTGGGACGCCCCTCCAGGATGCGGCCGAGGGCCGTCTCGAGGGGCAGTCGGAAAAAGAAGGTGATGTCGGGGCGCGTGGCGAACCCGTACATCCGCCTCAGCCACCCCGGATCGCAGCCCCGAACCGCGTCCCGGGCGAAGGAGGTGAACATGTACCGGTCGCAAAGGACGATGTGGCCGCCTCGCAACAGGGGGAGGATCTGGCGCTCGTACCGGTCCGCGAAGTCCGTGGCGTGGATCAGGCTGAAGGTCGTCGGGGTGAGGAGCTGGCGCTTCTTCCCCTTGCGGGTGGCCTCCTTGACGAGCACCGAGGAGTTCCATTCCGAGAAGAACACGCGGTATCCCCGGGCCTTCAGCCACTGGTGGAGGAGGTAGATCTGAGTGGACTTGCCGGACCCGTCCAGGCCTTCCACCGCCACGAGCTTTCCGGGGTAGTCGGGTTTGGGCCGTTCGTTCATGAAGCCCCCTCCGCGATGGCGACCTCCACCTGGAGGCCGAAGGTCTGCGTGAAGAGATCCGCCTTGCGCTTCAAGGACCATCCTTCCAGGAGCAGATCCCCCGTCCCTTCCACGCGGAGGCGGAGGACCGAATCCGCCGTCTCGGCCTCCACGCGCTGAACCCGGCTCTGGTGTTCCCGGTCCAGGGCGTCGGCGAGGCGGAGAATGGAGGCCAGGGCCGTCACCGTGAACCGCTCCCTCCGATCGAGAGCGGAGAAGGCCTCGTGGGTGGGTTTGGGCATGCTCCGCCTGTGGTACCGGGCCACGTTCGCCACCAGCAGGGTCTCCCTGGCCGAGAAGCCCGCCAGGTTGCTCTGGGAGATGAGGTACAGGCTGTGTTTGTGGTGGCGGGTGTAGCTCACGAACGAGCCGATGTCGTGGAGGAGGGCGGCGGCGTGGAGGAGGGCCCTTTCCGAGTCCCCCAGGCCGTGCACCTTGGCGGTCTGGTCGAAGAGGGACAGAGCGAGGGCCGCCACCTGGCGCCCGTGGCCTTCGTCGAAGGCATACTTGCGCCCGAGCGGGAGGACCGCCTCCTCCACCTGCCTCTCCCGGTGGGCGGGACCGGGGGCGGGGCCCGTGCGGGAATCGGCGAGGTCCAGGGCGATGCCCTCCCTCAGCCCGACGAAGGGCACCCGGATCTCCCGGGCCCCCGCCAGACGGGCCAGGCGCAGGTAAACCAGGGCCGCGGGGAGGATGACGTCCGCCCGGTCTTCCCGGATCCCCAGGGTGGCCACGCGCTCCCGGTAGCTGAGCCGGGACAGGTGCCGAACGGTCTTTTCCAGTGTTGCCACACCGAGGCGCGCCACGCCGCGGGGATTCAGGGGGGCCAGGGCGATCTGGGCCAGGGTTTCGATGTTTCCCCCCGTGGCCACCATGCTCAGGGGCGCCGGTCCCAGATCCCGGCTGGTCTTCAGGGTTCCGACGTATTCCCCCACGAGGGAGAAGAACCTCCCCGGATCTTCGGCCCCTCCCGTCAATTCTTCGAGGAGGCGGACCGCGCCCATGGTGTGGGACTCGGTCCACAGGATCCCCGACTGGTCGGCCAGGGTCACCTCCACGCTGCCCCCCCCGAGGTCCACCAGGAGCCAGCGGCGCCCCGAGAGGTCCACGCGGCTTCGCACGGCGCGGTAGATGAGCCGCGCCTCCTCGGAGCCGTGGATGGTCTCCAGGCGGATCCTCGCCCGCTCCTCGACCTCCCGGAGGAATTCCTTTCCGTTCTGGCTCTCGCGGACGGCGCTTGTGGCCACGGCCCGATAGTCCTCGATGCGCAGTTCGTCCAGCTTCCTCCGGTACTCCGAAAGGACCTCCACCGCGCGGTCCGCCGTGGGACCGTGCAGTTTCCCGCCGAGAAACACCCCATGGCCGAGACGGACGGGGTTCCGGCCCGCTTCCAGGACCCGGTACTCACCGGGGCCCGAGAACTCGGCCGCCAGAAAGCGCATGGCGTTGGACCCCACGTCGATGGAGGCGCAACGGTAGGGATAGGCCGCGGGGGAACGGCTCTTCCGGGGCGACTTTTGCGGATTCCCCTCCCTGGCTGGCACGTTGGCCCTCCCTTCCCACGCTATCCTGAGACTCTACTGGACTCCCTTGGAATTTTCATGATATTTCCATGGCTGATTCGAAGCAATCCCTCCAGGCTTCCCTTCCAGGAAAAACTGTCGCATACTGGCGCGGAGATGAGGGCCCATTTTCCACACCCTGTGAAAAAGACTGTGTAAAACATGACGGTTCGCTTGTGGTCGCAGATTCTGGAGAAGGTCAAGGGGAAGGTGCCGGAGAGCGCCTTCTCCGCGTGGTTCAAGCCGCTCAAACCCCTGAAGATCGATGAGACTTCGGTGACGATCCAGACCCCCAATCCCCTGTTCCGCGAGTGGCTCGAGAGCCACTACCGGGGGGTCCTGGAGGACGCGGCGGCGGAGGCGGGCCACCCGGAACTCCGGTTCGCCTTCGTGGACGGCGCGGCCGAAGACCTCGTTCTCACCGCGCCGGATCCTCCCAAGCCGGCCAAGTCCGCCGCGAGGTCCCCTTCCGGGTCCGACGTGGCCGAGCCCCCCTTCAACCCCCTCTACCGGTTCGACACCTTCGTGGTGGGGCCGTCCAACCGCTTCGCCTTCGCGGCCTGCCAGGCCGTGGCCCAGAATCCCTCCCGGTCTTACAACCCGCTGTACATCTACGGCGGCGTGGGCCTGGGAAAGACTCACCTCATGCAATCCATCGGGGCGGAGTTGAGGCGGGCCTTCCCTGGACTGAGGGTCTGCTACCTCTCCACCGAACGCTTCATGAACGAGATGATCGCGTCCATCACCCACCGCCAGCAGCACGAGTTCCGGGACCGCTACCGGAAGGCGGACGTGATCCTACTGGACGACGTGCAATTCCTGTCGGGCAAGGAGGGCACCCAAGAGGAGCTCTTCCACACCTTCAACGCCCTCCACGAGTCCCAAAGGCAGATCGTGCTGAGCTCCGATTGTCCCCCGAGGGACCTCCACAGCATCGAGGAGCGCCTGCGGTCCCGCTTCGAGTGGGGTCTCATCGCCGACATCCAGCCGCCGGAGTTGGAGACGAAGGTGGCCATCCTCTACAAGAAGGCGGAGGCCTACCGAGTCAGCCTCCCGGAGGACGTGGCCCTCTTCATCGCCGCGCGCATCAAGAGCAACATCCGCGAACTCGAGGGGTGTCTGCTCCGCCTCATCGCCTTTTCCTCCTTCAAGGGCCTTCCCATCACGGTGGACCTGGCCCGGGAGACCTTCGAGAGCCTGTTCAAGGAGGACGGGCGCGTGGTGTCCGTGGAGGCCATCCAGAAACACGTGGCCGCCTATTACAAGATGAAGGTTCAGGACTTGAAGGCCAAGTCGAACCGGGCGAGCATCGTCTTCCCCAGACAGGTGGCCATGTACCTCGCCAAGGAGCTGACGACGTCCTCCCTTCCGGAGATCGGCAGGAAGTTCGGCGGGAAGCACCACACGACGGTGCTGCACGCCATCCGAAAGATCGAGGCCAGGACCAAGAGCGATCCCCACCTTCAACAGCAAATCCACAACTTTATCCGTTCATTTCGTTAGGCGGGAGGGCAAACCGTGCAAAAGACCCTGTGGAAGGGATCCAGCCAAGACGGCCTGGCGGCCTCCGCCCGTTTCCTTCCTCGGCTCCTACACGGTTGTCCACAGGGTTCCGATCGAATGGGATTCCCTGCCGGGCGCCGTTTGCGCGGGTTTGCACATTTCCACAGGTCCTACTGGTACTACTGCCTCCAATAAGAGGAGAGAGAAAGATGGAAATCCGGATCGACGCGCGGGATCTCCTGTCCGACCTGAGCCTCGCCCAAGGCATCGTGGAGAGCAAGGCCACCATCCCCATCCTCTCCAACCTCCTGTTAAGGGCCCAGGACAACCACTTGGAAGTGGCGGCGACGGATCTCGAGGTGACCCTGAAGTGCCGCTGTTCCGCCGAGGTTCTCGAACCGGGCGGAATCACCGTCCCCGCGCGAAAGCTGGGCGCCATCGTCCGGGCCTTCGTGGGCTCCGCGAGCCCCCTCTCGCTCAAGACCACGGCCCAGGGAAGGCTCTTCCTGCAACCCGTGGGGGAAAGGCAGGAGTATCACCTGCAGACGCTCCCCGAGGAGGACTTTCCCACCCTCCTCGCCCCCCAGGATGGGAAGTCCCTGGACCTGCCCGCGGAAGCCTTCAAGCGTTGCATCTCCGAGGCGCTGGTCTCGGTTGGGGCCGAAGAGAGCCGGTTTTCGATCCGCGGGGGGCTTCTCCTGCTGGAGTCGGATCGCCTGGCCCTGATCTCCACCGACTCCCACAGGCTGACCTACACCGAATGGGCCGGGCCGGTGGGGATGGCCGAGCCTCTCCGGGTTCTCATCCCCCGCAAGACCCTGGTGGAGTTCCTGAAATTGGACGGCGCCGAGACGGTGCGGGTGACCTTCCGCGAGAACCACATCTTTCTGGAGACGGAGAACCGCCTGTTGTACAGCCGTTTGATGGATTCCACCTTTCCGGCGTGGGAGAAGGTCCTTCCCACGGAGTCCGACAAGCGCGCCGTCCTGGACCGGGGGGCGCTTTCGGAACGGCTCAAGCGGGTCTCCATGGTCGCGGAGAGCAAGACCCGGGCCATCACCCTCTCCTTCGATCCGGCGGGGAGCCTCGAGATCCTGGCCAGGAACCCCGAGACGGGGGACGAAGGACGGGAATTCCTGGCCTGCGATGGGTACGAGGGAGAGGCCCTGTCCATCGTCTTCAACGTGGACTACCTGCTCGAGTTCCTCGCCGCGTGCGCGGAGGAGAAGGTGGTCTTCTCCATGCGCGAGAGCAACTACCAGGCCCTACTCCAACCGGTCCGCCCCTCGGGGGTGGGGGTCCACAAGCACGTGCTCATGCCGCTGAGGTTTGATTGAGGTTGCTGGAAATCTCGGCGGACGGGTTCAGAAACCTCCAGCAGGTCCGTTTGGCTTTCGGCAGCCCCCTGACCCTTCTGTTCGGGGAGAATGCGCAGGGTAAGACCAGCGTGCTGGAGGCCATCTACCTGTTGGGCACCAGCAAGTCCTTCCGGGACCATCGTCTGGAACACCTGATCGCCTTCGGCAGGGGGGAGGCCGCCGTAGGAGGGCAAGTGCGCTCCGGCGACGTGACCCACCGCCTGGAGTGCGCCCTCACCCCGAGGGAGAAGCGATTCCGCCTGGACGGACGGGAGGCTGGACCGGCGGAGTACCTGTCGGTCCTTCCCGTGGTGGCGCTGAGCGCCGAGGACCGCAGCCTGGTCAAGGGAGAGCCCCGGCACCGGCGAAACCTCCTGGACACCGCCGGAGTGCTGAGGCGCCCCGCCTACCTGAAAGAGGTCCTGGAATTCGGTCGGTGCCGGGCTCAACGGGCCGCCCTACTGAGGAATCCCGCCTCCTCCCGAAAAGAGAGGGCCGCATGGACCGAGCCCTACGCCGCGCTGGGCGAGAAGATCCAAAGGGAAAGGGCCCAGCTGGCGGAGATGCTGAACGGCCTCCTGGACGGGCTGGCCCGGGACGCCTCGTGCCAGGAGCGGGTCCAACTGGTCTACCGGCCCTCGGGCGGTTCGGACCTCCGGGCTTCCCTGGAGAGGGCGGCGGAGGCCGAGCGCAGGGCGGGGGTCAACCTCGTGGGTCCGCAGAGGGACCGGGTGGAGATCCTTCTCGATGGGAAGGCCCTGGAGGCCTACGGTTCGGGGGGACAGGCGCGAAGGGTGCTTTGGATGTTAAAATTGTCCCTGGTCCTCCTCCGTTCGGGAGGGGACCCGGAACCTCCCCTCTTTCTCGTAGACGACGCGGAGGCGGAGTTGG carries:
- the dnaA gene encoding chromosomal replication initiator protein DnaA; the encoded protein is MTVRLWSQILEKVKGKVPESAFSAWFKPLKPLKIDETSVTIQTPNPLFREWLESHYRGVLEDAAAEAGHPELRFAFVDGAAEDLVLTAPDPPKPAKSAARSPSGSDVAEPPFNPLYRFDTFVVGPSNRFAFAACQAVAQNPSRSYNPLYIYGGVGLGKTHLMQSIGAELRRAFPGLRVCYLSTERFMNEMIASITHRQQHEFRDRYRKADVILLDDVQFLSGKEGTQEELFHTFNALHESQRQIVLSSDCPPRDLHSIEERLRSRFEWGLIADIQPPELETKVAILYKKAEAYRVSLPEDVALFIAARIKSNIRELEGCLLRLIAFSSFKGLPITVDLARETFESLFKEDGRVVSVEAIQKHVAAYYKMKVQDLKAKSNRASIVFPRQVAMYLAKELTTSSLPEIGRKFGGKHHTTVLHAIRKIEARTKSDPHLQQQIHNFIRSFR
- the dnaN gene encoding DNA polymerase III subunit beta codes for the protein MEIRIDARDLLSDLSLAQGIVESKATIPILSNLLLRAQDNHLEVAATDLEVTLKCRCSAEVLEPGGITVPARKLGAIVRAFVGSASPLSLKTTAQGRLFLQPVGERQEYHLQTLPEEDFPTLLAPQDGKSLDLPAEAFKRCISEALVSVGAEESRFSIRGGLLLLESDRLALISTDSHRLTYTEWAGPVGMAEPLRVLIPRKTLVEFLKLDGAETVRVTFRENHIFLETENRLLYSRLMDSTFPAWEKVLPTESDKRAVLDRGALSERLKRVSMVAESKTRAITLSFDPAGSLEILARNPETGDEGREFLACDGYEGEALSIVFNVDYLLEFLAACAEEKVVFSMRESNYQALLQPVRPSGVGVHKHVLMPLRFD
- a CDS encoding Ppx/GppA phosphatase family protein; the protein is MPAREGNPQKSPRKSRSPAAYPYRCASIDVGSNAMRFLAAEFSGPGEYRVLEAGRNPVRLGHGVFLGGKLHGPTADRAVEVLSEYRRKLDELRIEDYRAVATSAVRESQNGKEFLREVEERARIRLETIHGSEEARLIYRAVRSRVDLSGRRWLLVDLGGGSVEVTLADQSGILWTESHTMGAVRLLEELTGGAEDPGRFFSLVGEYVGTLKTSRDLGPAPLSMVATGGNIETLAQIALAPLNPRGVARLGVATLEKTVRHLSRLSYRERVATLGIREDRADVILPAALVYLRLARLAGAREIRVPFVGLREGIALDLADSRTGPAPGPAHRERQVEEAVLPLGRKYAFDEGHGRQVAALALSLFDQTAKVHGLGDSERALLHAAALLHDIGSFVSYTRHHKHSLYLISQSNLAGFSARETLLVANVARYHRRSMPKPTHEAFSALDRRERFTVTALASILRLADALDREHQSRVQRVEAETADSVLRLRVEGTGDLLLEGWSLKRKADLFTQTFGLQVEVAIAEGAS
- the recF gene encoding DNA replication and repair protein RecF (All proteins in this family for which functions are known are DNA-binding proteins that assist the filamentation of RecA onto DNA for the initiation of recombination or recombinational repair.), whose translation is MRLLEISADGFRNLQQVRLAFGSPLTLLFGENAQGKTSVLEAIYLLGTSKSFRDHRLEHLIAFGRGEAAVGGQVRSGDVTHRLECALTPREKRFRLDGREAGPAEYLSVLPVVALSAEDRSLVKGEPRHRRNLLDTAGVLRRPAYLKEVLEFGRCRAQRAALLRNPASSRKERAAWTEPYAALGEKIQRERAQLAEMLNGLLDGLARDASCQERVQLVYRPSGGSDLRASLERAAEAERRAGVNLVGPQRDRVEILLDGKALEAYGSGGQARRVLWMLKLSLVLLRSGGDPEPPLFLVDDAEAELDQRRIEELMRLTERRAQVVLTAVRDWCGWSGEIDRRRVAGGRVA